In the Sediminibacter sp. Hel_I_10 genome, one interval contains:
- the bioA gene encoding adenosylmethionine--8-amino-7-oxononanoate transaminase, translated as MTLKSRDKKHLWHPLTQHKLHPDTVAIVKAKGCTLTDEDGKDYIDAIASWYTAMYGHCNPHVTERVTRQMQTLDHVIFSGFTHEPAVKLSEALIEILPENQNKLFFSDNGSTAVEIGIKMALQYHSNRDEKRNVFISFEHGFHGDTFGAMSVSGLSDYNGPFSDFFLDVKRIPTPNGENHDMILDLLRKVILENDIAGFIYEPLVQGAAAMQMHNAEGLNEILKFCKEFGILIIADEVMTGFGKTGSYFASDYMEVKPDIMCLSKALTAGLLPMAITSCTQNIYDAFYSDEISKGLFHGHTYSANPLACTAALAGIEMLKSEEIQAHIKRVTSRHKQFGEKIASHPKVSSTRQTGVIFALDLDVETERYGSLRDKLFHHFMDQGVFLRPLGKTIYILAPYIITDGELDKVYKSIEAALEIL; from the coding sequence ATGACACTAAAATCAAGAGATAAAAAACACCTTTGGCACCCACTAACCCAACATAAATTACATCCAGATACTGTGGCCATCGTAAAAGCTAAAGGCTGTACACTCACTGATGAGGATGGCAAAGATTACATTGACGCCATCGCCTCTTGGTATACCGCAATGTATGGTCATTGCAACCCACACGTGACTGAGCGTGTCACAAGGCAAATGCAAACTTTAGATCACGTTATTTTTAGTGGCTTTACCCATGAACCTGCCGTAAAACTTTCCGAAGCATTAATTGAAATTTTGCCAGAGAATCAAAATAAATTGTTTTTTAGTGATAATGGATCGACAGCTGTTGAGATTGGAATCAAAATGGCCCTGCAATACCATTCTAACCGTGACGAGAAACGCAATGTTTTTATCTCTTTTGAACATGGTTTTCACGGCGATACGTTTGGCGCTATGAGCGTATCTGGATTGTCTGATTACAATGGTCCGTTTTCAGATTTTTTCTTGGATGTTAAACGAATCCCTACACCCAATGGAGAGAACCATGACATGATCTTAGACCTGTTGCGCAAAGTAATTCTAGAAAATGATATTGCAGGTTTTATTTACGAACCCCTAGTACAAGGTGCCGCAGCAATGCAAATGCATAATGCTGAAGGACTTAATGAAATTTTAAAATTCTGTAAAGAGTTTGGCATTTTGATTATTGCAGACGAGGTCATGACTGGTTTTGGAAAAACAGGATCCTATTTTGCTTCAGATTATATGGAGGTCAAACCCGATATTATGTGTTTGAGCAAAGCTTTGACCGCTGGGCTACTGCCTATGGCAATTACCTCATGTACCCAGAATATATATGATGCATTTTACAGTGATGAGATTAGCAAAGGTCTTTTTCACGGTCATACCTATTCTGCAAATCCTTTAGCTTGCACGGCGGCTTTGGCTGGAATCGAAATGTTAAAGTCTGAAGAGATCCAAGCGCACATCAAACGGGTTACATCTCGCCACAAACAGTTTGGAGAGAAAATAGCATCCCATCCAAAAGTGTCCTCAACAAGACAAACAGGCGTTATTTTCGCTCTAGACCTCGATGTTGAAACCGAACGTTATGGCAGCTTGCGTGATAAATTGTTTCATCACTTTATGGACCAAGGGGTATTTCTTAGACCGCTAGGAAAAACCATTTATATTCTTGCACCTTACATCATTACCGATGGAGAATTGGATAAAGTTTACAAATCTATAGAAGCCGCTTTGGAAATCTTATAA
- a CDS encoding beta-ketoacyl synthase N-terminal-like domain-containing protein: protein MQYPISITSMSSISALGKTPETVWKNYKNNAHYFTKRDGLLVSEFPQELKEDIESLRTSNSKYKTLDKSVLYAIFASRQAIKNANWSALDNFGVNIGSSRGATELFENYHQAFLEHHKAETLSSPTTTLGNISSWVAHDLQTQGPEISHSITCSTALHALLNGIAWLKADMCHAFLVGGSEAPLTPFTIAQMQALKIYKRPNGSPAETSQKQQTNFEHSYPNQALNLKKTENSMILGEAAAMLCIEKGLSEKRLATIAGIGYGTELLEHNASLSTNADCFQRSMKMALGTLDPDTVDVIVTHTPGTIKGDQAEINAIEKIFCNKIPSLTTNKWKIGHSLGASGLLSIEMAILMLKHQEFIMVPYLETTLPKRLSYIMINAVGFGGNAVSILLSK, encoded by the coding sequence TTGCAATATCCAATTTCTATAACATCAATGTCCTCTATTTCTGCTTTGGGCAAAACTCCCGAAACAGTTTGGAAAAACTATAAGAATAATGCCCATTATTTCACAAAAAGGGACGGACTTCTAGTAAGTGAATTTCCGCAGGAACTTAAAGAGGACATTGAGTCACTAAGAACATCAAACTCCAAGTACAAAACCTTGGACAAATCGGTGCTCTATGCCATCTTTGCCTCAAGACAGGCTATAAAAAATGCCAATTGGAGCGCTTTGGACAATTTCGGGGTCAATATAGGATCTTCTCGTGGCGCCACCGAATTATTTGAGAATTACCACCAAGCATTTTTAGAGCATCATAAAGCCGAAACGCTGAGTTCGCCAACAACAACATTGGGTAACATTTCGTCTTGGGTGGCACACGATTTACAGACTCAAGGCCCTGAAATATCACACTCCATTACCTGCTCTACAGCACTACATGCCTTGCTTAACGGCATCGCTTGGCTCAAGGCCGACATGTGCCACGCGTTTTTAGTAGGAGGCAGTGAAGCACCGCTAACCCCTTTTACTATTGCACAAATGCAAGCCTTAAAGATTTATAAAAGGCCCAATGGATCTCCCGCCGAGACGTCGCAAAAGCAACAAACTAATTTTGAACACTCTTATCCAAATCAAGCGCTCAATCTCAAAAAAACTGAGAATAGTATGATTTTAGGAGAAGCTGCAGCAATGCTCTGCATAGAGAAAGGGCTCTCAGAAAAAAGATTAGCTACAATTGCAGGTATTGGCTATGGTACAGAGCTGCTAGAACATAATGCCTCGCTTTCAACGAATGCCGATTGTTTTCAGCGCAGTATGAAAATGGCCTTGGGGACACTTGACCCTGACACTGTAGATGTTATTGTTACCCATACCCCTGGCACCATTAAAGGGGATCAAGCTGAAATTAATGCCATAGAAAAAATTTTCTGTAACAAAATTCCTTCATTGACTACTAATAAATGGAAGATAGGTCACAGCTTAGGTGCATCGGGACTCTTAAGTATCGAAATGGCAATATTGATGCTCAAACATCAGGAGTTTATTATGGTACCTTATCTAGAGACCACATTACCAAAGCGTTTATCATATATCATGATTAATGCCGTTGGTTTTGGTGGCAATGCGGTAAGCATCCTTCTTTCAAAATAA
- a CDS encoding flotillin family protein, giving the protein MNYLLTQDFDLGLPIAVIAAILFVFVFFIILIKRYKRCPSDRILVVYGKVGGGLSAKCIHGGAAFIIPVIQDYEFLDLTPISIEVNLVNALSKQNIRVNVPSRFTIGVSTEPGVMQNAAERLLGLAMQDIQDLAKEIIFGQLRLVVASMDIEEINNDRDKFLTNISQSVETELKKVGLKLINVNITDIVDESGYIEALGKEAAAHAINAARKSVAEKNRDGSIGEANAKQDERTQVAAANAQAVEGENTAKISVANSDSLRRQREAEAERVANASEKVQTAKALEESYAAEKNAEIARAERERSSQLADIIVPAEIDKRKVEIDAEADAERIRRKAKGEADAILFKAQAEAQGQFEVLTKQAAGLQEIVKAAGNNSKDAVLLLIADKLPELVRLQSDAIKNIKIDKVTVWENGGSGDDGKSSTANFLSGMYKSVPPLQDMFNMAGMDLPEYLKGKDKADEPSKTLPKKNGEDES; this is encoded by the coding sequence ATGAATTACCTCCTAACACAAGACTTTGATCTTGGCTTACCCATAGCCGTTATTGCTGCAATACTCTTTGTATTCGTATTTTTTATCATTCTTATTAAGCGCTACAAACGTTGCCCCTCAGACCGTATTTTAGTAGTTTATGGTAAAGTGGGCGGCGGATTGTCTGCTAAATGTATTCATGGTGGGGCTGCATTTATCATTCCCGTCATTCAGGATTACGAATTTTTAGACTTGACTCCTATTTCTATTGAAGTCAACCTCGTCAACGCATTATCCAAACAAAATATTAGGGTCAACGTCCCTTCTCGTTTTACCATTGGTGTATCTACAGAGCCAGGAGTTATGCAAAATGCTGCAGAACGCTTATTAGGTTTGGCTATGCAAGACATTCAAGATTTGGCCAAAGAAATTATTTTTGGGCAGTTAAGGTTGGTTGTGGCGTCTATGGATATTGAGGAAATCAACAATGATCGTGATAAATTTCTAACTAATATCTCCCAGAGCGTCGAGACCGAACTTAAGAAGGTAGGTCTTAAACTCATCAACGTTAACATTACAGATATTGTTGACGAGTCTGGTTATATTGAAGCGCTTGGTAAAGAAGCCGCTGCGCACGCCATTAACGCTGCCCGGAAATCTGTTGCAGAAAAAAACAGAGATGGTAGTATTGGTGAGGCCAATGCCAAACAAGATGAACGTACGCAAGTTGCTGCGGCAAACGCTCAAGCAGTTGAGGGTGAAAACACGGCAAAGATTTCGGTAGCTAATTCTGACTCCTTAAGAAGACAACGGGAGGCTGAAGCTGAGCGCGTAGCAAATGCTTCGGAAAAAGTACAAACGGCAAAAGCATTAGAAGAATCTTATGCTGCAGAAAAAAATGCAGAAATTGCTAGAGCTGAGCGTGAGCGTTCTTCTCAATTAGCCGATATTATTGTTCCTGCTGAAATTGATAAACGCAAGGTAGAAATTGATGCTGAAGCTGATGCAGAACGTATTAGAAGAAAAGCGAAAGGTGAAGCAGATGCGATTTTATTTAAGGCACAAGCTGAAGCACAAGGTCAGTTTGAAGTCTTAACCAAGCAAGCTGCCGGATTACAGGAAATTGTAAAAGCTGCCGGAAACAACAGTAAAGATGCCGTGCTGTTACTTATTGCTGATAAATTACCAGAATTGGTAAGGCTACAATCAGACGCTATTAAAAACATCAAAATAGATAAAGTCACCGTTTGGGAAAATGGAGGCAGCGGAGACGATGGCAAATCATCTACTGCTAACTTTTTATCGGGCATGTACAAATCTGTACCGCCATTACAAGACATGTTCAATATGGCCGGCATGGATTTGCCAGAATATCTCAAAGGCAAAGACAAAGCCGATGAACCTTCAAAAACACTTCCGAAGAAAAATGGGGAAGATGAAAGTTAA
- a CDS encoding alpha/beta fold hydrolase translates to MKLKSLLLLFLITSINPVLIAQTDPNIFDKFESKFYTINGYKINVEVLGEGDPIFFLPGGPGNSHDYMQGAFGQYYKTNTVVFFDWIGRGKSEDAKNTSEYSVENDMEIIEKLRVLLKFDKISLVGHSYGTVPAQAYAITYKDQVEKMVLINGFHSGAMWQANCDSYNHYAKTHFPEKWKVVDSLRTLGYVSSQEPLKTVYGNFPTKYIYYHDTNITSKVPKTKFRGWAPEVYETIIGRDGDFDVSGSMINQDYRQQLKDVTAKTLVVAGRYDGVSTPEFAVQYKTFMPQATFEMFEQSGHNPYLEEPEKFYTLFKSFMGIK, encoded by the coding sequence ATGAAGCTTAAATCCCTCCTCCTATTATTTTTAATTACCAGCATAAACCCTGTTCTAATTGCCCAAACAGACCCAAACATATTTGATAAATTTGAATCCAAATTTTATACCATAAATGGTTATAAAATTAATGTAGAAGTTTTGGGTGAGGGCGATCCCATTTTCTTTCTACCTGGAGGTCCTGGGAATTCTCACGATTATATGCAAGGTGCTTTTGGCCAATATTACAAGACCAACACCGTAGTCTTTTTTGATTGGATTGGGCGAGGTAAAAGTGAAGATGCCAAGAACACTTCGGAATACTCTGTAGAAAACGATATGGAAATTATTGAGAAACTTAGAGTGCTTTTAAAATTTGATAAAATTTCGCTTGTAGGTCATTCGTATGGTACAGTCCCCGCTCAAGCTTACGCCATTACATACAAAGACCAAGTAGAGAAAATGGTATTGATCAACGGGTTTCACTCTGGAGCCATGTGGCAAGCCAATTGTGATAGCTATAATCACTATGCGAAAACACATTTTCCCGAAAAATGGAAAGTGGTCGACTCCCTAAGGACTTTAGGGTATGTGTCTAGCCAAGAACCGTTAAAAACAGTTTACGGTAATTTTCCAACCAAATATATTTACTATCATGACACCAACATTACCTCTAAAGTTCCGAAGACAAAATTTAGAGGCTGGGCTCCTGAAGTTTATGAAACTATCATTGGTAGGGATGGCGATTTTGACGTGTCTGGAAGTATGATCAATCAAGATTATAGACAACAGCTAAAAGACGTCACCGCAAAAACCTTAGTTGTTGCAGGACGTTACGATGGTGTATCTACACCAGAGTTTGCTGTTCAATATAAAACCTTTATGCCACAGGCCACCTTTGAGATGTTTGAGCAAAGTGGACATAACCCTTACCTTGAAGAACCTGAAAAATTTTATACTCTTTTTAAAAGTTTTATGGGCATAAAATAA